The Numenius arquata chromosome 11, bNumArq3.hap1.1, whole genome shotgun sequence genomic interval TAGGAGTTTGCGGGGGGGCTCCCGAGCTGGGGCCTTTGGGGCCTAGGTGCTtggaggggacgtggggacaaaCCCGGGGAGGGGCGTCAGGCCTCAGCGCGGGGGCTGTGCCCTGGAGTGCGCTGTGGGAACGGACTGTAGGGCGTTTATGGGGATGAGGGGTGGCATGGGCAGTCCCAGAAGAGGAACCCGGGGCGGACGTGTCCCTGGgtgtggggacacccccgggggaggcactgggacacCCCCCGGGACTGCACAGGGACACTCAGGTTGGGGGGTCGGCAGGGTCTGGTGGTGGGTGGTAACGCCAGGAGCCCTCCGTCCCTGCTGCTGCCACGCCAGGGTGCCagtggaggaggagcagggtggtggTTGGCTGGAGTGGGGCTCTGAgcgctctccttcctcctctcctccagatGAACCGTTCTCCAACCCTCTGGCCCCTGATGGCCATGAAGTGGATGACTCGCACTCCTTCCACCAGTGAGTACAGTACTGGGACGGGACTGGGCTAGGACTATGGGACTGAATTCCCCCTTGGGAGGGTGGGAGTGATGAGTCTGATTCATGAGTGccccatatcctgggctgcatccccagcagcctggccagcagggcgaggggggagaTTCTTCCATTCCGCTCTGCTCTAGGGAGACACCCcttccccccagtgctgcctccagctctccagcaaccaacatcagaaggacatggacccgttggagcggggccagaggaggccacggagatgctgggagggctggagcccccctgctgtgaggacaggctgagagagttgggggggttcagcctggagaagagaaggcttcggggagaccttagagccccttccagtccctaaaggggctccaggaaagctggggagggactcttgatcagggaggggagccataggatgagggggaagggtttgacactgaaagagaggagattgagatgggatctggggaagaaattctttgctgtgaggatggtgagaccctggctcaggttgcccagagaagctgtggctgccccatccctggaggggttcaaggccaggttggagggggctttgaacaacctggtgtggtgggaggtgtccctgctcagggcagggggtggcactgggtgatctttaaggtcccttccaacccagaccactctgtgattcattctatgattttctgacTGGTGTGGTGCACCTTTTGGACTCCCTTAGCGGGGACCCTGTGTCCATCTCCATCACACAGGATGTGCTGGCAAACCCTCCTCCTTCTTGGAAGCTATCATGCTGCTGAAGCTCATGGAGAGGTGACATTTTCTGTTTCTACTCTTGCTTGCAGGTCGAAGCTGACCAATGAAGACTTCAGAAAGCTTCTCATGACCCCGCGGGCTGCGCCAACATCTGCGCCACCCTCCAAATCTCGCCACCATGAGTGAGTAGGACTCCGTTTCATGGGATTGCGGGATAAAGCCTGGCTACCTTCTCCTTGGGGCTCTGTTCCTGCCCGACTCTCTCCCCCTGCACTCTGCAGCAGAGTATTTAAAGGGGTTTTTGTTAACAAGTGTGCAGACAGGGTCTGAGGAGGCGGCCTTGGCCTTGCTTTGTACTCAGGTCTATGCAACCTGTACCCATGTGTGTTAACTGGAGAAACAGGTGAGTCAGGACTGTTTTAAATCACAGAGTGAGTCTTGTAAGGCTGTTAAGACACTTTGTGCAGGAGGCAGATTTAGGCTTTGTCCTGTGAAAGTCAgtgctttcccctctccctgctgacaGAGTGGACTGAGGGAGAAATGGGACTGTGCTGTTCCCATCTTTGAGCATCTCAGTGCCCTGCTGTGTCTGAGGGGCTGCTCTCTCTCGCTGCCCGTGTTTGTGTGGCTCTGCAGACTGAACGTGTGGTTTCTTGCCCTTCTCCAGGATGCCCCGGGAGTACAATGAAGATGAAGATCCAGCAGCTcgcagaaggaagaagaaaaggtaaaTTGGGAAAGCAATGCATCAGGGCTTTTCCTCATACATTGTGTCCCTCCCATGGAAGCAACTTCTGAGCTCTTGGGCTACCAAAAAGGGCCCTGAGTGGCCTGGGTTCTTTTGGGGCTTTGGCAGAGTGAGAAGAGCTCAGACCGAGTGACTGTCACTGCCTGTGGGAGCAGACTGGGGAGGACGGCAGCAGGATGGGGGCAAAGCTTCACCTCCAGCAGAAGCAGGGGAGGCTCTGTGGGTGTCTGGTGGAGCAGGGCAGTGGTGGGACATGTCATGTGGGGCACATCTGGGCAGCAGGACTGCACTTGACCTTTTCCCTTTGGGAAGGAAGACCGAACTCAGCTTTGGAGGCCCTCGATACAGCAGTTTCATCTCGTCTGTTGTCCTGCAGGCATGGTGTCCCCCATGGTGCTTTAGGCTGTTTTTTGGGGAAGGGGTTGGCAGCAGAACGGGCACATGTGGGGCCTTTGGGGACAGTTACCTAATGGGTACATCAAGAGTGTAAACACATCGCTGTAACACTGAGCTGTTTTTCCAACCCCAGCTATTATGCAAAGCTGCGCCAGCAGGAGATAGAGCGCGAGAGGGAGCTGGCTGAGAAGTACAGGGACCGAGCCAAGGAGAGGAGAGATGGTGTGAACAAGGACTACGAGGAAACTGAGCTCATCAGCACAACTGCCAACTACAGAGCTGTGGGGCCGACGGCAGAGGCGTACGTGAGCCTGTGGCATGGCCACATCTTGCCCGTCTGCTCCAGAGGGGCTGTCATGTAACCAGCTCCATTTTTATTGCACAGCGATAAGTCTGCTGCGGAGAAGAGGAGACAGTTGATCCAGGAGTCCAAGTTCTTGGGTGGTGACATGGAGCACACTCACTTGGTGAAGGGTCTGGACTTTGCGCTGTTGCAGAAGGTGAGCAGAGACATCACCACGCTGCTcttctgtcctgtctgctcccgCGGGCAGAGGGTAGTAGTTGCCACCTACAGGTGCTTCTGTCTTGACAGTGTGGATTTCTCTTTCTGGGAGAGATTTACAAAGGGttggggagctggtggaagtgggCTTGCTGGTTCTGATGGGCAGCAGTGGCGTGGATTGGTCTGTAACGTGTGGATTTACTCCGTGTCCAGGTACGGGCTGAGATTGCcagcaaggagaaggaagaggaggaaatgatGGAGAAGCCTCAGAAGGAAACTAAGTGAGTGGTTGAGGATTTTGCACTCCTGCGTGCAGCTGCCTCCCGGagaggaggatgcagaggaggcatACACTTACCATAatgcttctgtttcttctctgatTCTGTTcaggaaagatgaagatcctgagaaCAAAATTGAATTTAAGACCCGTCTGGGTAAGACTGTGTGGGTGTGGCTGTTCCCCACCTTGGGTTGTGCCGTGAGTGTGGGAGAAATCCCAGAGGGTGAATGGAGGAATGAAAACCTTTAGTCATTGGAGGGGGAGAGCCTGAGGTGTAGGTGCCCTGAACTTGAGGGCTGGCAGAAGGCATGTCTCTCGGGAGGTGATTCTGATGTTTCTGATAAACTAAATATGCTTTGTTATGGGTTTGTCTGTTGCTCTCCTAAGAGCAGCTCTCCCATGTGTTTCCTTCCCCTCCAGGTCGCAACATCTACCGCATTCTGTTCAAGAATAAGGCGTACGAGCGGAACGAGCTGTTCCTGCCGGGGAGGATGGCCTACGTGGTGGATCTGGACGATGAATATGCCGACACCGATATCCCAACCACGCTGATCCGCAGCAAGGCTGACTGCCCCACCATGGAGGTACCTGGCAAGCAGCCAGGTTACCTGACCACACTGGTCTGAACTGGCCAGAGCGGGGCTCTGATCGGAGAGTCATCCTCTTCCCTGGGGATTTCTCTTTCAGGCACAGACCACACTGACCACCAACGACATTGTCATCAGCAAACTGACGCAGATCCTCTCCTATCTCAGGCAAGGGACCCGCAACAAGAAGCTCAAGAAGAAAGACAAAGGTAGGAGCTGAAGGGGATCAAGTAGAAGGACTGAGTGCTGGAATCATATCCTGAGAGAAGGAGATGTGTTTGAGTTTGCTGCATTCCCCTGCACCGTGAGGCAGTGGGCTCTGGAGACAGTGATTTCCTGTAGCTCTCCAAGCACTGCGTCCTGAAGGCGGGCTATTCTCTGGTGGGACCGCAGCGGTGGCAGCTGAGAAATGACAGCTGTGAGGGTCACTCCTGCTGCTCTACTCTTCCTGCTTAAGGCCCAGTTCCTTGGGGAAACATCCCCTTTTGGGGAGGGACATAGTGGCTTCCTGAGGGGGCTAGATACATTGCGGTAACCACAGAGGAGGTCAGGAGGGCACCCTGCAGGTCACCACTTTGGGGACAGGGAAATAGggcaggtggcagaggggatgatGTGCCTCTCACCGTTCTTGTGTCCTTGCAGGGAAGCTGGATGAGAAGAAGCCCCCTGAAGCTGATATGAAGTAAGTGCCTCCCTGCCTACAGACTGGGGGCAGTCACAGCTCTCTGCcttaagaaatgtcttttttgtccCACTGGGTTTGGAGAGGGTTGGGTTTAGTGTTTCTCTTTGGTTGCAACTTCTCTTCGAGCTGCTTCTTTGGACCTGAGGTTTGTAGGAGAAGACAATTCGGAGGCaggctctgttttatttttttcatttcaagctTGAGgcagggaagggacctctgctGTCCTGGTCTACCAGAAGCAGGtccaggcagcagaagagagCAGAAGTGAGGTGATACCTCTGACAGATGTAGAAGCCAGTTCTAGTTCTGTAGCTCTTGGTGTTAGTGTTCTGAGATCCTTTATTAGGCTCTGGTTCAAAGGGGGGCAGTTGTGGCCTCTTCTCTTGCACCACCCATAACTGTAGGCTCTTTTCCACTTCTAGCATCTTTGAAGACATTGGGGATTACGTGCCCTCCACTGCGAAGATCCCACGGGAGAAGGAGCGGGAGAGGTACCGTGAGAGAGAGCGGGACAGGGACCGGGACCGAGAACGTGACAGGGACCGGGAGCGAGAGAGGGACAGGGAGCGTGACcgggagcgggaggaggagaagaagaggcaCAGCTACTTTGAGAAGCCCAAGGCCGATGATGAGGTGAGCCTGGACTGTCCCACCTGATCTCTCCTGTGGGGTTGGTGTGGTCACCCTGGTGACTTTGTGTGTCTCTGGCTGTTCTCCCACACGTGTTCAGCTCTGGCTGAGCTCTCTCTGTCCAGCCAGGGCCCGGGTGGTGGCTGCATGCTTGTCCTCCCCTTCAGGCAGGACTAGCACAAGCCAGTAGCTCCTATGGTTCAGCTCTGTGCTTGCCACAGTCTTAAAGTGAAGCTGCAAGTCACGCAGCGCTGTCACTTGCCTGCTTTCAGCCATCCTGGGTGACAcagtatctctctctctttttttgcagcCCACAGACATCGACAAAGGTGAGTCAGGTGGCATGGAGGCTTGAATGAGACTGGAGGTTTGAGGCCGTACAGGATTGTAGACCTGCAGGCTCTCTGGCCTGCATGAGTTCCCTGTTCTCCCAGAGGCCACTGAGACTGAGGGAGTTGCTTGCTgtgagggttttggggtgaagAGTCTCGTGCCTGCCAGCCCGAGTTGAGTGTGTGTGCAGATCCTTCCCTGGCAGCAAACCAGCTCAACCAGCCTTGTGTTGGCTGTAAACTGTGAGGAATTCAGGGTCTCCTAAGATCAGCCCTGCCCCATCTGTGCTTGACCTGGTTTCCTTCTCCTCGGCGTTCCCCTGGCTCCTCCTCTTCTACCTCCCATGACGCGTGTCCTTCTGCCTGTGACCCCATCCCAGTGAACTGGTTGTGCAGACTTGAGGGGGGTCTCTGCCCAGCCCCACCTGCGTTGCAGTGAGCTCTTCCTCCCCCAAAACTCAgcctgctgctctctctgccccAGGACCCGGCTCAGCCAAGGAGCTCATCAAGTCCATCAATGAGAAgtttgctggagctgctggctgggaaggagcagagtCATATCCTTTAGTGTCTGTGCCAGCCTGGCTTCCTGGGCTTCCCTTGTGGGCAGGCCTGTGTGGTTGCCCTTCCTCGCCTGGGAAGGCTCTTCCTCCCATAGTTGAGAAATTCCACCAAAACTGTGCTGCTTGTATGACAAACGTAAGCTCTGCTGCCCCCGCTTGGGTGGTGTTAGGGCAGGAGATGGCTCTCTGGCTGGCTCCGAGGGCTCAGCCTGTAGCTGTAAGGCTGCGCGATGTTGCTTTCCTTGACTCTTGTCACATTGAAGAAGCCAGAAGACAAGAAGCAGCTGGGGGACTTCTTCGGCATGTCCAACAGCTACGCCGAGTGCTACCCTGCTACGTAAGGGAGCAGcaaggggctgggagcagggggtgcCGAGGGGCTGCTCCTGTCTTGCTGGGTGGAGGGGGCCTGGCTTTGTCTGGGGTTGCAGCCTGCTGTTAAACTGCCCCGAGTCCTTGACTCTGGCAGACCTGGCCTTTTCTGACCTGGTCTCTGCTGTAAATGTCTGCCTGGGGTCTGCTGCCCCTCGCTGCCAGGGAGCGCTGGGGTGGCTGAGGGTCTGCTGGGTTCCCTGGAAATGCATGTGCTTGTAGAGCTGCAAGCACAGAGCGGTCCCTCAGCAGATGAGGAACagctttcagctgcagagtcatcCTAGCAGCGTTGGCAATCTTGGATGCCCTTGTGGTACAGctcacctgcagctggaggaacttCTTCTGGTCCAGGAACTGTGTTTGGTCTGAGGCCACCAGAGATGGCTTCCACCAGCTCACAGCTCCTAAGCGTTGGAGCCCAGCTCCAAGGTCCAGGTCCATGTCCCAGGTACCCACTCTGAGCTCTTTCCCCACTTTTCTGTTACAGAATGGATGATATGGCTGTGGACAGTGATGAAGAGGTGGACTACAGCAAAATGGACCAGGTACACCATCACCAGCTTTTAGGACCAGTGAACGAGGCACCAGTGCAGGCTGAGAGGATGCCACTGGGGAGAAGCAGAAGGGATGAATGCTCTGGAGCTGGGTGTTgaatgtgttttggggtttgctgAACCACCGTGTGCCTGGGTCTGGGTGGGATCTATTGTCCCAGGGATCAAACGTGTGATTCTCAAGGTGATGGGGAGGTGTCTCAACTCCCTCTTCCATGGAATCTCCTGTTTGGGGCTTCTTGAGGAGGGAagactctgctctcatgagaccccacctggagtactgcatccagctctggagtcttcagcacaggaaggatgtggacctgttggagtggggccagaggaggccacggagatgctgggagagctgcagcccctctgctgtgaggacaggctgagagagttgggggggttcggcctggagaagagaaggctccggggagaccttagagccccttccagtccctaaaggggctccaggaaagctggggagggactcttgatcagggaggggagccacaggatgagggggaagggtttgacactgaaagaggggagattgagatgagatctggggaagaaattctttgctgtgagggtggtgagaccctggcccaggttgcccagagaagctgtggctgccccatccctggaggggttcaaggccaggttggagggggctttgagcaacctggtgtggtgggaggtgtccctgcccagggcagggggttggaactcgctgatctttaaggtcccttccaactctaaccattctatgatcctgtgattctattctaCAGTCTCGGAGCCAAGGCCAGACTGGGTCCACAGGCCTGTTGAACTGGGGCTGATGGGAGGCTGAGGTGTTGCCCGGGCACATGGGGCTGCCTGAGAAGCCCCTGGCCAGTGGCAGCTGAGGAGCTGTGCTGAGTCCTTCTTTCGCTGCAGGGTAACAAGAAGGGACCTCTGGGCCGCTGGGACTTTGATACCCAGGAGGAGTACAGCGAATACATGAACAACAAAGAGGCCCTGCCCAAGTGAGTGTGGTCTCTGTGAAGGGCTGGGTGAGGTTTTGGGGTGGGAGTGGAAGTGCTGGCCCAAACCCGGCTCCTGGGGGAGCTTAAAGAAGGAGCTGTGGGTCCTGGCTCTGGTGGCTTGTCTTTGCTCTTAGTGTTGCTCCTGAGGACTTCTGCGCAGCCGCTGCTTCCAGGGTCTCTGGGTTGTGGCCCTGTGGCTGGGGCAGATGTGTCCGGTCCCCTATGGAGCCCCCGCGAGCGCTGAGCTctgtctcctccttctccagggcAGCTTTCCAGTACGGGATCAAGATGTCTGAGGGACGCAAAACCCGTCGCTTCAAGGAGACGAATGACAAGGCAGAGCTGGACCGGCAGTGGAAGAAGATCAGCGCGGTGAGTGCCCAATGCTGGGGCGTTATCTGTTCAGGCCACCAGCTGCCGGAGCAGCCCAGGAGAGCTTCCACCGGGTCCTACCCTCCCTGTCCTGGGCACGGCTCTGTGTTCCAGGACATGTCCTGGCAGCCAGGCACTGCCAGTGGTGTGTGTAGCTTCTCTAGAAGCTGAATTTGCTCCTTATGAGAGCGTCAGCCAAATATTTGGGGCTTCAGGACCACAGAGGCACCTGGAGCTGTGTCCCTGAGAGCAGTCCTGACCGAGGGCTCTTTACCTCAGGCTCTGCAGCAGATGAACGTGTCCAAAACCAGCAGCTCTGAGCCATCCAAAGGGGCTTGGAGGGGACAAGGCATGTTGAGCAGCTCCCTGGTTTCTAAccggcagagctggggcttgtCATGGTAGGGTGAGCTGGCCATGAGCACCCCAACAGTATGGGGGTACTAGGGGAAGGTGAGAACAGGTGGTCTTTGATGGCCAGAATGGAGCAAAGGGGGAACAGGCCCAGCTTCTCCAGGCCTTGGGCAACTTGTGGACCACTTTAGCTCACCTCTGCTCGCTCTGGCCTGGCTACAGTTCTCCCTAGGTGTATCTTGCACCCTACAACCCTTCTGcgggtgcaggcagcagctcccccGAGGGTAACGGGACTTTGTGCTTTCTCTGCAGATCATCGAGAAGAGGAAGAAGTTGGAGGCTGATGGGTTAGTAAAGATGTCTCTGCTCTTCAGTGCTGGGGCCTGGCTGTCTCCTGCCACTTCTCCAGGGGCTGCAGTGGGCAGGAACCTCCCTACTGGCTCTtggtggcagggctggaaggagagaggacgTTTGGCCGCCATGAAGGTGCTCCTGCCCTTCTCAACCCAGCAGGACCTGCAGGACACCCCTCCCCTGGGCCATGGGTGCTGGGCCTACCCTTGGCCCGTGCTGGGGCTCCTCCTTGACCAGCCCTTTCTGCCCCATCCCGCTAGGAGCCCCGAGGAGCTGTGGGGCCTCCCTCACTGTTCCGTGGGGTAAAACCATGGACCTGGGTGGGTGAGGGACGGAGCTGTCTGCCCCCCACCCttacctcctcctgcccctctgtcTCTTCCAGCGTTGAGGTGAAACGGCCCAAGTACTGATGCCTCCAGtgtcttctcctccagctcccacaACCCCGGCCTGCAGGACCTGCCCGGAGCTTGCTCGTGTCCTCTCCTTGCCCTCCCCCAAGCCGTCCACTTCCTGCTGGGGGCCGGGCAGCTTTGTTCCCGCCCCCCGGCCTCACGCTCTGGGCCtgtgctgagccccccccccccgtgtttgCTGTACAGCCTGTGACGTGTAAATGTTGTAGTTGTAATAAAACTGCATTAAATTTGCATCAACGCCTGTttgtggggcagagagaaggggcccgggctgggctgggatcAGCGTGGGGGGCCAGGGCTCCTTCTCCCACCCACCAGGCCTGCGGGGCCCTCACAGGGCCAGCCCTAGCCAAGGATGGCTACTGTGGGAACCTTTTGGCGTTAGGGGGCAGCAGCCCCTGTCAAACCCTGAATAAAATTAGCAAATAAACCTATTTTGGGGAAATAATCCCAGCTGAGCAACCTAGGGGTGAGGAAGAAAGGGGGCCTGTGTGTGGGCAACCCAGAGTGTGGGAATGGCCCCGATTCTGCTGAGCGTGGCATGGAAGGTGGCCAGGCACAGCGGGGTTGCGGTTGCCCGGCACCCGGCAAAGCTCATCACGGGGGGGTGCGGGGtcggcagggggctggaacagcccctctgggcaagcccagggagggtgtgggtgGCCCCTGAGGGCCTCGGattgccctgccagccccagcccttgtAAGGGACCAAAGTGACGCCTGGTCCCTGGCCACCCAGCTCTCCCGGGGCGCGGGGGAGGAGGCCACGGTGCGAATTAGGGGGCCGGGGGGCTCCTGCTGCCCAAGGGctgaaaagtaggaaaaaaaaagtaggcagaAAAGCGGGAAAAAAGCAGGTGGGCGGGGGCGCCCCGGCAAAATGAGCCAGGGGTGCCCGCGGGATCGAACCCCTAACGGGGCGCGACACAAACACATTGTGAAAGACCGAAGTAACCGCTGGGCTATAGCCGGCCCACGGGCACCCCCCTCACCGCGCGCCACTGGAGGATCGCGCCGGGGCATGCAAATGAGGAGGGCGGTGCTATGCAAATGATACCCCCGCGCCTGCGCACGGCGCGGAGCCGCCATGGCGGCCCCGGGGGAGGTGAGCGGGCGGTGGGGGCAGCGCGGCCCCGGCCCTAccggccccaccgccccccggccccACCGCCCCGCTCTCCCCCGCCTAGGGCTGCTCGGAGCCGCGGCTGCGGGACACCCCCGAGGACATCTGCTTCGAGGCGACGCCCAACGCCATCGCCCTGCACCCGGCCCGGCCGCTGCTGGCGGCGGGGGACGTGGACGGCGATGTCTACCTGTGAGTTGTGggggggccgcggggcgggggggggggtcccggggcacCGGCTGCCCGGGGACCACGGCCagcccgccccgctgccggcagGTACTCGTACTCCTGCACCGAGGGGGAGAATCGGCAGCTCTGGTCCTCGGGACATCACCTCAAGTCGTGCCGGGACGTGGCCTTCTCCCAGGACGGGCGGAGTGAGTgctgggggggcccgggggggggcgacCGGGggccgccggggctgggggcgcTGAGGCGGCTCCTCCAGAGCTCTTCACCGTGTCCAAGGATAAGTCCGTCCACGTCTTGACGGTGGAGGAGGGACGGCTGGAGACCCGCTTCCCCAAGGCCCACGGGTAGGTCTGCGCGGGTGGCGCGTCCCCGGCAgcgtccccttccctccctgccggGCCCGGAGCAGCGTCCCCGACGTGAGCCGTGACCGCgccggcgtggggctggggtctccGCAGCTCGGCCCTCAACTGCTTGCAGCCCATTGACAACCACGTCTTCGCCACGGGCGACGACGACGGGGGGCTGAAGGTGTGGGACATGCGCAAGGGGGACGCCGTCCTGGAGGCCCGTCAGCAGGAGGAGTACATCAGCGCCATGGCCGTGGATGGGAACAGGAAGATCCTTCTGACCGCCAGGTACCGGGGGGGGCTCTGTGGCGCCGGGCCTCCCCCCTGCCCAcggagggagctgggggaagtGCCATGTCCCATGCTCTCCATGtgtcccctccacctcctgcagcGGCGATGGCACCCTGGGCGTCTTCAACGTGAAGAGGCGGCGCTTTGAGCTGCTCTCGGAGCCGCAGAATGGGGACCTGACGTCTGTGGTGCTGCTGAAGGTTGGTGCTGGGCCCCGCCACGGAGCAGGGTCCTGGATCCCCCTCCACGTTTCTTGTTCTGCATCTGCCTTACTCTCCTCCATCTTGCCCAGAGGGGGAAGAAAGTGGCGTGTGGCTCCAGCGAAGGCACCATCTATCTCTTCAACTGGGACGGCTTCGGGGCCGCCAGCGACCGCTTCGCTCTGAGGGCAGACTCCGTTGACTGCATGGTCCCCGTCACAGACAACATTGTTTGCGTGGGGTCCCTGGATGGAGTCATCAGGTCAGGGGCACCAAGTGGGGTGGGACAGGATGGAACGGGGTGGGATGAGGTAGGATGGGGTGGGGTGAGACGGGATGGGGTGGGACGGGACAGGATCAGATGGGATGAGTTGGGGTGGGATGAGGTggtgtgggatgggatggggtgaggtagggtgagatgggatgggacaggatgagATGAGTTAGGGTGGGACGGAAcaggatgggatgagatggggagaGTGTGGGACATGATCAGCCTTGGTTAGAAGCAACGGGAGGGAGGGCATGCCAAGCTTGTGCTGGGCTCGTGGTGgcccagggctctgcctccctgcaAGGTCCTGATGGGGTGTCCCCCAGGGCAGTGAACGTCCTTCCGAACCGGGTGCTGGGCTGCATTGGGCAGCATCTGGGGGAGCCCATCGAGCAGCTGGCGGTGGCCCCGGGGGGGCAGCTCCTGGCCAGCTGTGG includes:
- the WDR55 gene encoding LOW QUALITY PROTEIN: WD repeat-containing protein 55 (The sequence of the model RefSeq protein was modified relative to this genomic sequence to represent the inferred CDS: deleted 1 base in 1 codon; substituted 1 base at 1 genomic stop codon), whose amino-acid sequence is MAAPGEVSGRGGSAAPALPAPPPPGPTAPLSPAXGCSEPRLRDTPEDICFEATPNAIALHPARPLLAAGDVDGDVYLYSYSCTEGENRQLWSSGHHLKSCRDVAFSQDGRKLFTVSKDKSVHVLTVEEGRLETRFPKAHGSALNCLQPIDNHVFATGDDDGGLKVWDMRKGDAVLEARQQEEYISAMAVDGNRKILLTASGDGTLGVFNVKRRRFELLSEPQNGDLTSVVLLKRGKKVACGSSEGTIYLFNWDGFGAASDRFALRADSVDCMVPVTDNIVCVGSLDGVIRAVNVLPNRVLGCIGQHLGEPIEQLAVAPGGQLLASCGHDQKVKFWDISALGGMVVDDYRKKKKKGVPLPALSSKAVGNGADFFADLRDEAEAEAAGSDSNDSD
- the IK gene encoding protein Red isoform X2, yielding MPERDNEPFSNPLAPDGHEVDDSHSFHQSKLTNEDFRKLLMTPRAAPTSAPPSKSRHHEMPREYNEDEDPAARRRKKKSYYAKLRQQEIERERELAEKYRDRAKERRDGVNKDYEETELISTTANYRAVGPTAEADKSAAEKRRQLIQESKFLGGDMEHTHLVKGLDFALLQKVRAEIASKEKEEEEMMEKPQKETKKDEDPENKIEFKTRLGRNIYRILFKNKAYERNELFLPGRMAYVVDLDDEYADTDIPTTLIRSKADCPTMEAQTTLTTNDIVISKLTQILSYLRQGTRNKKLKKKDKGKLDEKKPPEADMNIFEDIGDYVPSTAKIPREKERERYRERERDRDRDRERDRDRERERDRERDREREEEKKRHSYFEKPKADDEPTDIDKGPGSAKELIKSINEKFAGAAGWEGAESLKKPEDKKQLGDFFGMSNSYAECYPATMDDMAVDSDEEVDYSKMDQGNKKGPLGRWDFDTQEEYSEYMNNKEALPKAAFQYGIKMSEGRKTRRFKETNDKAELDRQWKKISAIIEKRKKLEADGVEVKRPKY
- the IK gene encoding protein Red isoform X1 → MPERDNEPFSNPLAPDGHEVDDSHSFHQSKLTNEDFRKLLMTPRAAPTSAPPSKSRHHEMPREYNEDEDPAARRRKKKSYYAKLRQQEIERERELAEKYRDRAKERRDGVNKDYEETELISTTANYRAVGPTAEADKSAAEKRRQLIQESKFLGGDMEHTHLVKGLDFALLQKVRAEIASKEKEEEEMMEKPQKETKKDEDPENKIEFKTRLGRNIYRILFKNKAYERNELFLPGRMAYVVDLDDEYADTDIPTTLIRSKADCPTMEAQTTLTTNDIVISKLTQILSYLRQGTRNKKLKKKDKGKLDEKKPPEADMNIFEDIGDYVPSTAKIPREKERERYRERERDRDRDRERDRDRERERDRERDREREEEKKRHSYFEKPKADDEPAALSAPGPGSAKELIKSINEKFAGAAGWEGAESLKKPEDKKQLGDFFGMSNSYAECYPATMDDMAVDSDEEVDYSKMDQGNKKGPLGRWDFDTQEEYSEYMNNKEALPKAAFQYGIKMSEGRKTRRFKETNDKAELDRQWKKISAIIEKRKKLEADGVEVKRPKY